From Variimorphobacter saccharofermentans, one genomic window encodes:
- a CDS encoding tryptophan-rich sensory protein yields the protein MGNESILGKLLTIVSFIIMVLVNILANILPINNMRTMELYESYPNLFMPASYTYIIWIPLSLLLCAFSIYQFNGKLQSRIAPEVFMNIRIMFSLSSLCNVAWVFAWHYDFIALSVVLVAGMLGCMTYIGVTLTNEVYSIKDYIFIRIPFGIYRAWLTIATIMNITVLLVSIRWQGFGLSESLWTIIILVMTLLVVSLRIVKFQDIAYCLTVIWSLIGIFVNHYSKTHLNRQYPEIMIALVIIIIVMMVETGYLIIYKKKNR from the coding sequence ATGGGAAATGAAAGTATACTTGGAAAGCTCCTTACGATTGTTTCATTTATCATCATGGTACTTGTTAATATTCTGGCTAACATTCTGCCGATTAACAACATGAGAACAATGGAACTCTATGAGTCATATCCGAATCTGTTTATGCCGGCATCCTATACCTATATCATTTGGATTCCTCTTTCTCTCTTGCTTTGTGCCTTTTCTATTTATCAATTTAATGGGAAACTTCAGTCTAGAATAGCTCCAGAAGTATTCATGAATATTCGAATTATGTTTTCGCTATCCTCGTTATGCAACGTGGCATGGGTTTTTGCCTGGCATTACGATTTTATTGCACTTTCAGTTGTACTAGTGGCGGGCATGCTGGGATGTATGACATACATAGGAGTAACACTTACAAATGAAGTATATAGCATTAAAGATTATATTTTTATCCGTATACCCTTTGGAATCTATAGAGCATGGCTTACAATTGCCACAATTATGAATATAACAGTCCTCTTGGTTAGCATACGATGGCAGGGATTTGGCCTTTCGGAGTCGCTATGGACAATAATTATATTGGTTATGACACTTCTGGTTGTATCTTTAAGAATTGTTAAGTTTCAAGATATCGCTTATTGCTTAACCGTTATTTGGTCACTTATCGGTATATTCGTAAATCATTATTCCAAAACTCATTTGAATCGACAGTATCCGGAGATCATGATTGCTCTGGTTATCATAATAATAGTTATGATGGTTGAGACCGGATATCTTATCATCTATAAGAAGAAAAACAGATAA
- a CDS encoding sensor histidine kinase — MKDMKAKYHELIRKYEKRITVSNILVLYRYLSFVVTLLFYYITAPQKDIAHRLVIIAGMVLAYITLTLLYFNNRSNKTRIFILGIVETIENSIIIVISGGFASPFLWFYISSVFIAAVELSHLTAVIFAGVYFVSAIVSTLYVFAPNHNYDLIRLYLNTAISYIMVVEGILQLIRYAVKVEDKTDILSTINMELKEAKLKVEKTLKYCIEIYETVNIFNLHKNDNILQELTSHMKYLTGVEQILFIRLTPNEKRGTYTACGLKEEEEEKIVLYTMDLLERESEEHTSGYYRFDDKILSIHFVMYDDDPCGVFVLVSNVKWNIYKYEQGERQFINTKEEIFDQNRVMPIFMKIAGIIVKRLEIDEMEEQLLISEEQNRIANEIHDIALQKLFAISCKLYVLSAANQNMELQNLKKELFDVKQSIDITMKELREAIYGFSWDKQGVDTFRIKLEKYTEDIRTLHGVEAYTVIEGDTQKITANRKNGLYRVICEAMNNAVRHGKARHINVKIVIDNSCADIRITDDGTGFDYNDYMHKDDKGLGLSNIYRIVDLLNGHVEINTQIMGGTEIIMSIPCRSAA; from the coding sequence ATGAAAGATATGAAAGCTAAGTATCATGAATTGATTCGAAAATACGAAAAAAGAATTACTGTTAGCAATATTCTAGTACTATACCGGTATTTATCCTTTGTGGTAACCTTGTTGTTCTATTATATCACAGCACCTCAAAAGGATATTGCTCATCGACTTGTGATTATTGCAGGTATGGTACTGGCTTATATTACATTAACTCTTCTTTATTTTAACAATCGATCCAATAAGACTAGAATCTTCATACTTGGTATAGTGGAAACAATTGAAAACAGTATTATCATTGTCATTTCTGGTGGATTTGCCAGCCCATTTCTATGGTTTTATATAAGTTCCGTTTTTATTGCAGCAGTTGAATTATCCCATTTAACTGCTGTGATTTTTGCAGGTGTATACTTTGTCTCGGCAATTGTATCAACTTTATATGTATTTGCACCAAACCATAACTATGATTTGATACGGTTGTACCTTAATACAGCAATAAGCTATATCATGGTGGTGGAAGGTATACTTCAGCTAATTCGTTATGCAGTTAAGGTGGAAGATAAAACGGATATCTTATCAACGATCAACATGGAATTAAAGGAAGCAAAGCTAAAGGTTGAAAAGACATTAAAGTACTGTATCGAAATATATGAGACAGTTAATATTTTCAACCTTCACAAGAATGATAACATACTTCAGGAATTAACCAGTCATATGAAGTATTTAACCGGTGTGGAGCAAATTCTGTTTATCCGTCTGACTCCAAATGAAAAAAGGGGTACCTATACGGCTTGCGGACTGAAAGAAGAAGAGGAAGAGAAAATTGTTTTATATACCATGGATTTATTGGAACGAGAATCGGAGGAACATACTTCAGGCTATTATCGCTTTGATGATAAGATACTTTCAATTCATTTTGTGATGTACGATGACGATCCCTGCGGGGTATTTGTATTAGTGTCAAACGTAAAGTGGAACATATATAAATACGAACAGGGGGAAAGGCAATTTATCAATACGAAGGAAGAAATCTTCGATCAGAATCGGGTAATGCCTATTTTTATGAAGATTGCAGGAATTATTGTTAAAAGGTTAGAAATTGACGAAATGGAAGAACAGCTATTGATCAGTGAAGAGCAAAACCGAATTGCTAATGAAATTCATGATATTGCTCTTCAAAAGCTATTTGCAATTTCCTGTAAACTTTATGTCCTAAGTGCAGCGAATCAGAATATGGAACTGCAGAATTTAAAAAAAGAATTATTTGATGTGAAGCAATCCATTGATATTACCATGAAGGAGCTTCGAGAAGCAATATACGGATTTTCGTGGGATAAACAGGGAGTGGATACCTTTAGGATTAAGCTTGAGAAGTATACTGAGGATATACGTACCTTACATGGGGTAGAAGCATATACCGTAATAGAAGGCGATACACAAAAGATTACAGCTAACCGTAAAAATGGCTTATATCGTGTGATATGTGAAGCTATGAATAATGCGGTTAGGCATGGAAAAGCAAGACATATTAACGTAAAAATAGTAATCGATAATTCATGTGCTGACATACGGATAACTGATGATGGAACTGGATTTGACTACAATGATTATATGCATAAGGATGATAAGGGTCTTGGACTTAGCAATATCTATCGCATTGTAGATTTATTGAATGGACATGTAGAAATAAATACTCAGATCATGGGAGGCACAGAAATAATTATGTCCATTCCCTGCAGATCCGCAGCTTAA
- a CDS encoding DUF2935 domain-containing protein, whose product MKKSYEIDTALFEHRFWLQIMGDHARFIFTTLAPSESEYILISQEFIRLFDQLLEQSHKQSSDSELDSLNRKAYEATYRLREFIIELLSMTLNSELKSHMSPSFYNDMLNELEEYLFILNSFMNGESPILHPLHYHMLWLTDAVGHAATLASELDLVEKDLIDKAIRYEIEFQDLYMKSLQMNGYLRTQLHEFPALNRFTEQVVIVIDSFKEYLETIRDQRMDGRILGTLMPLMADHMVREECYYIWNLSKNTHNIRKPDCDPTRPRLDD is encoded by the coding sequence TTGAAAAAATCATATGAAATAGATACTGCTCTGTTCGAGCATAGATTCTGGTTGCAGATTATGGGGGATCACGCCAGATTCATTTTTACAACTCTCGCACCCTCGGAGTCGGAGTACATACTGATTTCGCAGGAATTTATCCGTCTTTTTGATCAGCTCCTGGAGCAGTCACATAAACAGTCATCAGACTCCGAATTGGATAGCTTAAATCGCAAAGCATACGAAGCTACTTATCGATTAAGAGAATTTATTATCGAACTTCTTTCCATGACGTTAAATTCTGAGTTAAAATCTCATATGTCACCTTCGTTTTATAATGATATGCTAAATGAATTAGAAGAATACTTGTTTATTCTGAACTCATTTATGAATGGCGAAAGCCCTATACTGCATCCGCTTCATTATCATATGCTATGGCTAACTGATGCAGTTGGTCATGCTGCTACCCTTGCATCGGAGCTGGATTTGGTGGAAAAGGATCTGATCGATAAGGCTATCCGATATGAGATAGAGTTTCAAGACCTGTATATGAAATCTCTGCAAATGAATGGATATCTTAGAACTCAATTACATGAATTTCCTGCTTTAAACCGTTTCACTGAACAGGTTGTGATCGTAATAGACAGTTTTAAAGAATATTTAGAAACCATTCGGGATCAAAGAATGGATGGGCGGATTTTGGGCACATTAATGCCACTTATGGCAGATCATATGGTTCGAGAAGAATGCTATTACATCTGGAATCTATCCAAGAACACCCATAATATCAGAAAGCCTGATTGTGACCCTACAAGACCTAGATTGGATGATTAA
- a CDS encoding YitT family protein produces the protein MNQNLFQKNSIKDYVFITLGVSLVVIGVYFFKFPNNFSIGGVTGVAIILSRLLGPAISSGTIVLVMNLILLLLGYLILGKSFGNRTAYGSILLSVSLRILEVLFPLEKPLTTEPMLELMFAVLLPALGTAILFNIGASTGGTDIIAMILKKYTNIDIGRSLLISDFLFTIMTFLVFDLTTGFFSILGLLLKSTLVDTIIENLNLNKYFTIICENPKPICDYILHNIHRSATIFDAKGAFADKDKKIILAVMNQYQAVHLRKFIKQVDPDAFILITNTSEIIGRGFRS, from the coding sequence GTGAATCAGAATTTGTTTCAGAAAAATAGCATAAAGGACTATGTGTTTATCACTCTAGGTGTCTCACTTGTCGTAATCGGAGTTTACTTTTTTAAGTTTCCAAATAATTTTTCCATCGGTGGTGTCACTGGTGTTGCAATTATACTTAGTAGGCTTCTTGGTCCGGCTATAAGTTCAGGAACCATCGTACTAGTTATGAATTTAATCCTATTGCTTTTAGGCTATCTGATTCTCGGAAAAAGCTTTGGAAACCGCACTGCCTATGGCAGTATTCTCCTATCGGTATCACTTCGTATATTGGAAGTACTGTTCCCCCTTGAGAAACCTCTTACTACTGAACCAATGCTTGAGCTAATGTTCGCTGTACTTCTCCCAGCCTTAGGAACAGCTATACTGTTTAATATCGGCGCTTCTACCGGAGGCACAGATATTATCGCTATGATATTAAAGAAATATACTAATATCGACATCGGCCGCTCGTTACTAATCAGTGATTTTCTGTTTACGATTATGACCTTCCTTGTATTCGATCTAACCACTGGCTTTTTCTCAATATTAGGATTGCTTCTAAAGTCAACCCTGGTTGATACCATAATTGAAAACCTGAACTTAAATAAATATTTTACCATAATATGCGAAAATCCAAAGCCCATCTGTGATTATATTCTTCATAATATTCATCGGAGCGCCACAATATTTGACGCCAAAGGAGCCTTTGCCGATAAAGATAAGAAAATCATACTAGCAGTCATGAACCAATATCAGGCGGTTCATCTTCGAAAGTTCATTAAACAAGTAGATCCGGATGCTTTTATACTAATCACAAATACTAGTGAAATTATTGGACGTGGTTTCCGAAGTTAA
- a CDS encoding CAP domain-containing protein encodes MKRFILTSLCTLGLSLLGAFGANQNRIDFHKEMSTNNNTTSVEQNVTNPIEETVVPNDNINTVEENTSTATANVNEATPQNVEQKNTEAAVINDAATDNMVNERSKTDSTAINDLDNAEFKDDDKSESKSTEADEDKIPYTEERNVTNQSAVKKEKEAVIDQKVIKNEQIYIYKNVDLSQCDSVNEVVSKLQKNGYSNITKGNIQNIKGLEEILNMIQGSGSKNNTQSTPTAKPEPTSKPAPTTKPAPTTKPAPTTKPTPTTVPAPTKKPEATKPTTKPAPTTAPSSNTSNYANEVLRLVNQERANAGLSALTTNSTITSAANKRAQEIVQSFSHTRPNGTSFSTVLKEYGVSYRTSGENIAYGQKSPQEVVTGWMNSPGHRANILNANFNTIGIGVYQKNGTIYWTQLFTN; translated from the coding sequence ATGAAACGATTTATATTAACATCGCTATGTACACTAGGATTGTCACTACTGGGTGCATTTGGTGCAAACCAAAATCGAATAGATTTTCATAAGGAAATGAGCACAAATAACAACACTACAAGCGTAGAACAAAATGTTACAAATCCTATAGAAGAGACAGTTGTCCCAAATGACAATATAAATACAGTCGAAGAAAACACATCCACAGCTACAGCCAATGTAAATGAGGCCACCCCTCAAAATGTGGAGCAAAAAAATACAGAGGCAGCAGTGATCAATGATGCTGCAACAGATAACATGGTTAATGAAAGAAGCAAGACAGATAGCACAGCTATAAATGATTTAGATAATGCAGAATTCAAAGATGACGATAAGTCAGAGAGCAAGAGTACAGAGGCGGATGAGGATAAAATTCCATATACAGAAGAGAGGAATGTAACGAATCAGTCGGCGGTAAAAAAGGAAAAAGAAGCTGTGATTGATCAAAAGGTGATCAAGAACGAACAGATATATATATATAAGAATGTAGACTTGTCACAGTGTGATTCAGTCAATGAAGTTGTGAGTAAATTACAGAAGAATGGATATTCCAATATAACTAAGGGCAATATCCAGAATATAAAAGGACTAGAAGAGATATTAAATATGATCCAGGGATCCGGGTCTAAGAATAACACACAATCTACTCCCACAGCAAAACCGGAACCTACTTCAAAGCCTGCACCTACAACAAAGCCTGCACCTACAACAAAACCGGCACCTACAACAAAGCCGACACCTACTACAGTACCGGCTCCGACAAAGAAACCGGAAGCGACGAAGCCTACCACCAAGCCTGCTCCTACGACTGCGCCTTCATCAAATACAAGCAATTATGCCAATGAGGTATTACGTTTAGTAAATCAGGAACGTGCAAACGCAGGTTTATCAGCGTTAACCACGAACTCAACAATAACCTCAGCAGCCAATAAACGTGCACAGGAAATTGTGCAGTCCTTCTCCCATACAAGACCGAACGGTACAAGCTTTTCAACTGTATTAAAAGAATATGGGGTGTCCTATAGGACCTCCGGTGAGAATATCGCATATGGACAGAAATCTCCTCAGGAAGTTGTAACTGGATGGATGAATTCTCCAGGTCATAGAGCCAATATTCTGAATGCAAACTTTAATACGATCGGTATCGGGGTTTATCAGAAGAACGGAACCATCTACTGGACACAGTTATTCACGAATTAA
- a CDS encoding DUF5305 family protein, translating into MKNKIHKKMKLKTSIKYGIIIGILAIAAYIGFRLVRELTSDKVIQEEHTLYQYTLQPKADYLVHIKENIVYDGTIQGEGLEYSRNLLDYIEVNFSTEYQSSDIAELQLEYQINAYVNGYKYINDGKAINWSKLFPLTDKRRVAVSDSYLYEEAKVEFGLDDYEAFATEAKMVTGMNISTEVVVCMEGTLSIVTPNGNLSTPVASSISLPILESIFTINKSGVDPVNDMIVDQVDVTVPINYKLVTLFAVLFFICIIAIIILLLITEAPGTYDILIAKSRKLIKNYGSRMIAIHNKPEQKFRQTYELNSINDLIKISDEIQKPIFYQYDEISIIEDFMLHVIDGDNLYLYHIY; encoded by the coding sequence ATGAAAAATAAGATACATAAAAAGATGAAACTCAAAACAAGTATAAAATATGGAATAATAATCGGAATTCTTGCTATAGCAGCATATATCGGATTTCGATTGGTTCGTGAACTTACTTCAGATAAAGTGATACAAGAAGAACATACCTTATATCAATATACACTGCAGCCCAAAGCGGACTATCTGGTACATATTAAAGAAAATATAGTATACGATGGAACTATTCAAGGAGAAGGTCTTGAGTATTCCCGCAACCTGTTAGACTATATTGAAGTAAATTTTTCCACCGAATATCAGAGTTCCGATATTGCAGAATTGCAATTAGAGTACCAAATAAATGCCTATGTGAATGGGTATAAATATATAAATGACGGAAAGGCAATTAACTGGTCGAAATTGTTCCCCCTTACTGATAAAAGAAGGGTCGCAGTTTCAGACAGTTATTTATATGAAGAAGCAAAGGTTGAATTTGGGCTGGATGATTATGAAGCCTTTGCCACAGAAGCTAAAATGGTCACTGGAATGAATATTTCCACTGAAGTGGTTGTTTGTATGGAAGGAACATTGAGCATTGTAACTCCCAACGGTAATTTGAGTACACCGGTAGCAAGCTCCATTTCATTGCCCATATTAGAAAGCATTTTTACAATTAATAAAAGTGGAGTTGATCCGGTTAATGATATGATTGTGGATCAGGTTGATGTAACGGTTCCGATCAACTACAAATTGGTAACTTTATTTGCTGTATTATTTTTTATATGTATCATCGCTATTATAATTCTGTTACTTATTACGGAGGCTCCTGGTACCTATGATATCTTAATAGCGAAATCAAGGAAGCTGATTAAAAATTACGGAAGCAGGATGATTGCAATACATAATAAACCAGAACAGAAATTTCGTCAGACCTATGAGCTTAATTCTATCAATGACTTAATAAAAATATCAGATGAAATACAGAAGCCCATTTTTTATCAATACGACGAAATCAGTATTATTGAAGATTTTATGCTTCATGTAATTGATGGGGATAACTTGTATTTATATCATATTTATTAA
- a CDS encoding DUF4317 domain-containing protein, producing the protein MINSEIIEIRKQFKHENCAITKVSGCYVDGEKVIKTKFTESFLCLPEEETFKYFEIFKKTLSGTIGKNLINMDFPTETEFNGGTQEFLLKLRDSELKDETLLDEFYDKVIQMYDYTGNYLILLLYAAYDVPGKTGDRIMMDDASEEVYRYILCSICPVNLSKPGLSYHEDTNQIQKRIQDWVVGMPNNGFLFPAFNDRSTDIHSILYYSKDSEELHDDFINQLLGCEVPLSAGGQKETFQTLIKETLGDECEYEIVKNIHEKLNEIIVEHKEKEIPEPLVLDKTEVKSIFAESGVEEDKLEEFDKNFDKVTGENVSLLAANVTNTRVFEVKTPDVIIKVNPDRTELVETKIVDGRRCLVIEITDQVEVNGISVKTSCNSRVD; encoded by the coding sequence ATGATTAACAGTGAGATAATTGAAATCAGAAAGCAATTCAAGCATGAAAACTGCGCCATCACAAAGGTAAGCGGTTGTTATGTGGATGGAGAGAAAGTAATTAAAACAAAGTTTACCGAATCCTTTCTTTGTCTTCCGGAGGAAGAAACCTTCAAATATTTTGAAATATTTAAGAAAACCTTATCTGGTACAATCGGCAAGAACCTAATTAATATGGATTTTCCGACGGAGACTGAATTTAATGGTGGTACCCAGGAGTTCCTTCTTAAACTAAGAGACAGTGAGTTGAAGGACGAAACCCTTTTGGATGAGTTTTATGATAAGGTAATTCAAATGTATGATTATACTGGGAATTATTTGATATTACTATTATATGCTGCCTATGATGTTCCCGGTAAAACAGGTGATAGAATAATGATGGACGATGCATCGGAGGAAGTTTACCGCTATATTCTGTGTAGTATCTGTCCCGTGAATCTTTCAAAGCCGGGATTAAGCTACCATGAGGATACGAACCAAATTCAAAAACGAATTCAGGACTGGGTAGTTGGAATGCCTAATAATGGCTTCCTATTCCCTGCATTTAATGATCGTAGCACAGATATACATAGTATATTATATTACTCAAAGGATTCAGAGGAATTACATGACGACTTTATTAACCAGCTACTGGGATGTGAAGTTCCTTTATCAGCCGGAGGCCAGAAGGAAACCTTTCAGACCCTAATAAAGGAGACTCTCGGAGATGAATGTGAGTATGAGATTGTGAAAAACATTCATGAAAAGCTGAATGAAATCATTGTGGAACACAAGGAAAAGGAAATACCCGAACCGTTGGTCTTAGATAAAACAGAAGTGAAGAGTATATTTGCAGAAAGTGGAGTTGAGGAAGACAAATTAGAAGAGTTCGATAAAAACTTTGATAAAGTAACAGGAGAAAATGTATCTTTATTGGCTGCAAATGTAACAAACACAAGAGTGTTTGAAGTGAAGACGCCTGATGTGATTATTAAAGTAAATCCGGATCGAACGGAATTAGTGGAGACAAAAATAGTAGATGGTCGCAGATGTCTGGTAATTGAGATTACCGATCAGGTAGAGGTCAATGGTATTTCGGTGAAAACCAGCTGTAATAGTAGAGTAGATTAA
- a CDS encoding signal peptidase I, whose protein sequence is MMINMIHNKYRLISNTLMISTLLIATLPYTPLNRLYKGENFYGRFMPFLWISFCIIIWFLPKMHPIGRIRKRDSIFFDTIVCATIFLASRIVAGLLIDNFGKSPYDLSIMGILVNFIRVAPELIAKEYTRSYCLCTYCRRGVNKTFWIVTVLMAFSNLSMESFYPLSKAEDFMKVFSEHLGPELSISVLLSYFALYGGVKCSLLYLGVMEAFLRISPAIPILQWITEGVISIAIPIVEALYLSGKYEQERQKIPITRESIYQTISWTITLGFSVLLIWFVIGVFPIYPNIIVTGSMRPLIKEGDVILIEKITEEQDIYNLKEGDIIQFSRDEVMITHRIVEIVEDKVGNISFRTKGDNNTTEDVRLVLPAEVRGTLVKVVPRVGLPSLWLRIIDEEQPDGVEN, encoded by the coding sequence ATGATGATAAATATGATTCATAATAAATATCGACTTATCAGTAATACACTTATGATAAGTACGCTACTAATTGCAACGTTACCCTATACGCCATTAAACCGGTTATATAAGGGAGAGAATTTCTATGGAAGATTTATGCCGTTTCTATGGATTTCTTTTTGTATAATAATCTGGTTTCTTCCAAAGATGCATCCGATTGGAAGAATTAGAAAACGCGACTCTATTTTTTTTGACACGATAGTATGTGCAACCATATTTTTAGCTTCAAGAATCGTTGCAGGATTACTAATCGATAACTTTGGGAAAAGCCCTTATGACTTGAGCATAATGGGGATTTTGGTAAATTTTATTAGGGTAGCACCTGAGTTGATTGCCAAGGAATATACTCGATCATATTGCCTGTGTACCTATTGCAGAAGGGGGGTCAATAAAACCTTTTGGATTGTTACTGTATTAATGGCATTTAGCAATTTAAGTATGGAATCCTTTTATCCTCTAAGCAAGGCAGAGGACTTTATGAAGGTGTTTTCAGAGCATCTGGGACCGGAGCTGAGTATCAGTGTCCTTCTGTCTTACTTTGCATTATATGGGGGAGTTAAGTGTTCATTGCTGTATCTGGGTGTCATGGAAGCGTTTCTAAGAATTTCTCCGGCTATCCCTATTTTGCAATGGATAACAGAAGGGGTGATCAGTATAGCAATCCCGATTGTAGAGGCATTGTACTTGTCAGGAAAGTATGAACAGGAAAGGCAGAAAATACCCATTACGAGAGAAAGTATTTATCAGACCATAAGCTGGACAATAACACTTGGGTTTTCTGTATTGTTGATATGGTTTGTTATAGGTGTATTTCCGATCTATCCCAATATCATTGTAACCGGTAGCATGCGTCCTCTGATTAAGGAGGGAGATGTGATACTAATTGAAAAGATTACAGAAGAACAGGATATCTATAATCTGAAGGAAGGCGATATTATACAGTTTTCCAGAGATGAGGTCATGATTACTCATAGAATTGTGGAAATAGTTGAAGATAAGGTGGGCAATATCAGTTTTCGAACCAAGGGTGATAATAATACTACAGAGGATGTAAGATTGGTATTACCAGCAGAGGTTCGAGGAACCTTGGTAAAGGTTGTACCGAGAGTAGGACTTCCCTCTTTATGGTTGCGAATTATCGATGAAGAACAACCGGATGGAGTTGAGAACTGA
- a CDS encoding M15 family metallopeptidase, translating into MDEFTTWDILALSEYKYLPFYDEAQEKEYLRYHKLHKHCNWIEAITYVNIGLLEEFYSNITLISNPDNPLVLVNKYRQLPSEYTPCDLEPIDVQFNPQGLLLRRDARIAFEDMCSGAAKEGLHLEAISTFRSFSYQNKVYLKNKLPDMNMEDYQRERDKVSARAGHSEHQTGLAVDINDLEQTFENTPEGRWLADHAHWYGFILRYPKGRERITGYDYEPWHFRYLGKELAKAVHQSNLTYDEYYIRYLHSF; encoded by the coding sequence ATGGATGAGTTCACCACGTGGGATATCCTTGCACTATCAGAATACAAATATCTGCCATTCTATGATGAAGCACAGGAAAAGGAGTACCTTAGGTATCACAAGTTGCATAAACACTGCAATTGGATTGAGGCTATTACTTATGTAAATATTGGCCTATTGGAGGAGTTTTATTCAAATATTACTCTAATATCGAATCCGGATAACCCGCTTGTTCTGGTAAATAAGTACAGGCAGTTACCATCAGAATATACACCATGTGATCTGGAGCCGATCGATGTCCAATTTAATCCGCAGGGATTACTCCTGAGAAGGGATGCCAGAATCGCGTTTGAGGATATGTGTAGTGGAGCAGCTAAAGAAGGACTTCATTTGGAAGCAATCTCAACCTTTCGCAGCTTTTCATATCAGAATAAGGTATATCTTAAAAATAAGCTTCCTGATATGAATATGGAGGATTACCAAAGAGAGAGGGATAAGGTATCTGCCAGGGCTGGTCATAGTGAACATCAAACAGGTCTGGCGGTGGATATCAATGATTTAGAGCAAACCTTTGAAAACACACCAGAGGGAAGATGGCTGGCAGATCATGCACACTGGTATGGGTTTATACTCAGATATCCGAAAGGCAGGGAACGTATTACTGGCTATGATTATGAGCCGTGGCATTTTCGATATCTGGGTAAAGAACTGGCGAAAGCGGTGCACCAAAGTAATTTGACTTATGATGAGTATTACATTAGGTATCTACATTCCTTCTAA
- a CDS encoding LuxR C-terminal-related transcriptional regulator yields MNILVVDDHPLVRRGIIEILAMEMTENEIKEADTIEGAMRILRMHPINMLIIDLHLGNENGFDLIEKARLNSTKYKYVILTSSNNYLDFKRARQMEVDGYILKDAFVEDILYAIKVIHRGERYYSPQLVNKSFCNEPKEIQTLTEREKEVLSQLSKGFTNLQISDALFISEGTAKKHVSNILGKLNLRNRTEAVLFARNLYGVNRR; encoded by the coding sequence ATGAATATACTTGTTGTGGATGATCATCCGTTAGTACGGAGAGGAATTATTGAAATATTAGCAATGGAAATGACCGAAAATGAGATTAAAGAGGCAGATACCATTGAAGGTGCAATGAGAATTTTAAGAATGCATCCAATCAATATGCTGATTATTGACTTGCATCTGGGAAATGAAAATGGGTTTGATCTCATTGAAAAAGCAAGATTAAATAGTACAAAGTATAAATATGTTATATTGACCTCTTCTAATAATTATCTGGATTTTAAGAGAGCGAGACAGATGGAGGTTGATGGTTATATTTTAAAGGATGCTTTTGTGGAGGACATTCTTTATGCGATCAAAGTGATTCATCGTGGAGAAAGATACTATTCACCGCAACTTGTCAACAAATCATTTTGTAATGAACCAAAGGAGATACAGACTTTGACGGAACGAGAGAAGGAGGTTTTATCTCAATTAAGCAAAGGATTTACTAATCTGCAGATCAGTGATGCACTTTTTATATCGGAAGGAACAGCCAAAAAGCATGTCAGCAACATATTGGGAAAGCTGAATCTGAGAAACCGTACAGAAGCAGTTCTCTTTGCACGAAATCTATATGGGGTTAATCGGAGATAG